A part of Candidatus Deferrimicrobium borealis genomic DNA contains:
- a CDS encoding CpXC domain-containing protein, which produces MLLREAVCRQEWTADPETGLTGAESIGAGGRNCAPPAPIPGEAPMALKATYDIRCSCGAAFAGEVFEYVFAEYDPDLKDAILSGGFNRFPCPACRQGVPVENRFLYRDEKNRLWIWVCKKGGEPKRDELAKELIEKNTFIEGHFLDGMSDYRKFLVFGRDGLIELLLKEDEELKRKEGRSLKRNPALRWIVEGDREPGYLFLRGEKINISMPLKISDAHATLSAAPEGKKRLLKHYSQGLNIHNPYSSFLNKGFRSKWDRIRELEPSGDSKNEFDDFAESWAHCKVDTKGFTSRFPKKRAFFDELKKVKISRKILPLNPALTHRQFR; this is translated from the coding sequence ATGCTTCTTCGGGAAGCAGTATGCCGACAGGAATGGACTGCTGATCCCGAAACAGGCCTGACAGGTGCGGAATCTATCGGTGCCGGCGGAAGGAACTGCGCTCCGCCGGCACCTATTCCCGGGGAGGCGCCCATGGCGCTGAAAGCTACGTATGACATTCGGTGCAGCTGCGGCGCCGCATTCGCCGGAGAGGTGTTTGAATATGTGTTTGCCGAGTACGACCCGGATCTGAAAGACGCCATCCTTTCCGGCGGGTTCAACCGCTTTCCCTGTCCCGCATGCAGGCAGGGAGTACCGGTGGAAAACAGGTTCCTTTACAGAGACGAAAAAAACCGGCTATGGATCTGGGTATGCAAAAAGGGGGGGGAGCCGAAAAGAGACGAGCTGGCGAAGGAACTGATCGAAAAAAACACCTTCATTGAGGGTCACTTCCTGGACGGTATGAGTGACTACAGGAAATTCCTTGTCTTCGGCAGAGACGGGCTCATTGAACTGTTGCTCAAAGAGGATGAGGAGTTGAAACGGAAGGAAGGACGAAGCCTCAAAAGAAATCCCGCCCTTCGATGGATCGTGGAAGGGGACCGGGAACCGGGGTACCTGTTCCTGCGCGGGGAAAAGATCAACATATCCATGCCGTTGAAGATTTCCGACGCGCACGCAACCCTGTCGGCCGCCCCGGAAGGAAAGAAGAGATTGCTGAAACATTATTCGCAAGGCCTGAATATCCATAATCCGTACAGTTCCTTTCTGAACAAGGGATTCCGATCGAAATGGGACAGGATCAGGGAGCTGGAGCCGTCGGGGGATTCGAAAAACGAATTCGACGATTTCGCGGAATCGTGGGCGCATTGCAAGGTCGACACCAAAGGATTCACGTCCCGGTTCCCGAAGAAACGCGCTTTTTTCGACGAGTTGAAGAAGGTGAAGATTTCCAGAAAAATTCTCCCCCTGAACCCCGCTCTGACCCACCGGCAGTTCCGTTGA
- a CDS encoding acetamidase/formamidase family protein, with amino-acid sequence MSDGRRNRKSGEGIDRREFMKYVGAAGAAFALSEIALPKARAVDVKRVDTTGKVHILGCNEKTSTDGYWDNSTKPVLNIKSGDTVHLETGTHLMGKMVPGADINDWMRWFKEVIDKTPETYFFPDEITDAKKVRKGAGHHHLTGPVYIEEAEPGDILQVEILAIDPGPYGFNLNPETSFVNLGLLKEDYPKGKVRWYNVDRKDMTFEFQPGIKVPVRPFPGTIGVELPEKGMWSNVPPGRHGGNLDNKDLVAGTVLYLPVWVKGAGFKTGDSHFAQGHGEVNLNALEGAFKDITLRFTVRKDLKKLVDWPMGSSPTHWIMMGMHTDLYKSCQMAVRQAITFLNNHYGMDKLEAYAFVSQAVDLHVTQLVDYTLGIHAMIPKECFFGKQYADRNGLLIPKQA; translated from the coding sequence ATGAGCGACGGCAGGAGAAACAGGAAAAGCGGCGAGGGCATCGATCGGCGGGAGTTCATGAAATACGTCGGAGCGGCGGGAGCAGCCTTTGCCTTGAGCGAGATCGCCCTCCCGAAAGCCCGGGCCGTGGACGTCAAGAGGGTGGATACGACCGGGAAGGTCCACATCCTTGGCTGCAATGAAAAGACCTCCACGGACGGATACTGGGACAACTCCACGAAACCGGTCCTGAACATCAAGTCGGGCGACACGGTGCATCTGGAAACCGGTACGCACCTGATGGGGAAGATGGTGCCCGGCGCCGACATCAACGACTGGATGCGATGGTTCAAGGAGGTCATCGACAAGACCCCCGAAACGTACTTCTTCCCGGATGAGATAACAGACGCGAAAAAGGTGAGAAAGGGCGCCGGTCACCATCATCTGACCGGTCCCGTCTATATCGAGGAGGCCGAACCGGGGGACATTCTCCAGGTCGAGATTCTCGCTATCGATCCCGGCCCCTACGGTTTCAACCTGAATCCGGAGACCTCCTTCGTGAACCTCGGTCTCCTCAAGGAGGATTACCCGAAAGGGAAGGTCCGGTGGTACAACGTCGACCGGAAGGACATGACGTTCGAATTCCAGCCGGGGATCAAGGTTCCCGTCCGGCCGTTCCCTGGCACGATCGGCGTGGAATTGCCGGAAAAAGGGATGTGGAGCAACGTTCCCCCCGGAAGGCACGGCGGCAACCTCGACAACAAGGACCTGGTCGCCGGGACCGTGCTGTACCTGCCGGTATGGGTGAAAGGCGCGGGATTCAAGACCGGGGATTCCCACTTCGCCCAGGGTCACGGAGAGGTGAACCTCAACGCCCTGGAGGGAGCCTTCAAGGACATCACGCTGCGGTTCACCGTGAGGAAGGACCTGAAGAAATTGGTCGACTGGCCCATGGGATCCAGCCCCACCCACTGGATCATGATGGGAATGCACACCGACCTGTACAAGTCGTGCCAGATGGCCGTGCGGCAAGCGATCACGTTCCTCAACAATCATTACGGCATGGACAAGCTGGAAGCGTACGCCTTCGTATCCCAAGCGGTCGACCTCCATGTCACCCAGCTCGTGGACTACACGCTGGGCATACACGCCATGATTCCCAAGGAATGCTTCTTCGGGAAGCAGTATGCCGACAGGAATGGACTGCTGATCCCGAAACAGGCCTGA
- a CDS encoding cupin domain-containing protein — MSDPVFARPKKDPEFDPKRFLPRPLFESPEMKVVRATFRAGQFIPVHAPDVHVALYILSGEGEVVAGKERRNVSEGDLVVVPRKVRRGVKAKTDMIVLHVVSPSPTQADHGDMGERIARGEFELPA; from the coding sequence ATGAGCGATCCCGTGTTCGCACGGCCGAAGAAGGATCCCGAGTTCGATCCGAAGCGGTTCCTGCCCCGCCCCCTGTTCGAGAGCCCCGAGATGAAGGTCGTGCGGGCGACTTTCCGCGCCGGACAGTTCATCCCCGTCCACGCCCCCGACGTGCACGTCGCCCTTTACATCCTTTCCGGGGAAGGGGAAGTGGTCGCGGGGAAGGAGCGGCGCAACGTATCGGAAGGGGATCTCGTCGTCGTCCCGAGGAAGGTGCGGCGGGGCGTCAAGGCGAAGACCGACATGATCGTGCTGCACGTCGTCTCGCCGTCCCCGACGCAGGCCGACCACGGCGACATGGGGGAACGGATCGCCCGCGGGGAGTTCGAGCTCCCCGCCTGA
- a CDS encoding HgcAB-associated protein, whose product MKGQTKGEPCCVTPAFGGCKVESLVTVDERGQMVLPKDLRDRAGIKGGDKLAVIGWEKEGKVCCLSLIRVEELSTMVKGVLGPLMGDLLPSG is encoded by the coding sequence ATGAAGGGGCAGACGAAGGGCGAACCGTGCTGCGTGACGCCGGCGTTCGGAGGGTGCAAGGTCGAGTCGCTGGTGACGGTGGACGAACGGGGGCAGATGGTCCTCCCCAAGGATCTTCGGGACAGGGCGGGGATCAAGGGAGGCGACAAGCTGGCGGTGATCGGCTGGGAGAAAGAGGGGAAGGTGTGCTGCCTCTCGCTGATCCGGGTGGAGGAACTCAGCACGATGGTCAAGGGAGTGCTCGGTCCCCTGATGGGGGACCTGCTCCCGAGCGGGTGA
- the hgcA gene encoding mercury methylation corrinoid protein HgcA produces MSEEKSGGCCAPQSGNASPCCGGGSPSKGDNRNDDSFVDGEVETPAGPVPRVHSRITVRDLLGRWKVRWGIGRNSYRVAPGLYALGAPDGNAPVLVTANYKLTFDVVRRDAAELDAWILVLDTRGINVWCAAGEGTFGTAEVVRRVTEARLAEVVSHRRLILPQLGAPGVAAHEVRRGCGFSVVYGPVRAREIRPFLEAGMKASPAMRRVAFPTMDRLILTPVEITGMLRPAGWAAVVLFLLAGVGPEIFSLGAAWERGFAAVAALAAGILAGAVVTPALLPWLPGRAFSVKGGLAGGVLAACAAMWQRGSLDAPAALALMLAMTAVSSFVAMNFTGATPFTSPSGVEKEMRRALPVQAGLTVLAGLLWVGGPFLR; encoded by the coding sequence ATGAGTGAGGAGAAGAGCGGGGGGTGTTGCGCGCCCCAAAGCGGGAATGCGTCCCCGTGCTGCGGCGGGGGATCGCCGTCAAAGGGCGACAACCGCAACGACGATTCGTTCGTGGACGGGGAGGTGGAGACGCCGGCCGGGCCGGTTCCCCGCGTCCATTCGCGGATAACGGTTCGTGACCTCCTGGGCCGGTGGAAGGTTCGGTGGGGGATCGGCAGGAACAGTTACCGCGTTGCGCCGGGGCTGTACGCGCTGGGCGCCCCGGACGGGAATGCCCCCGTCCTGGTCACCGCCAACTACAAATTGACCTTCGACGTCGTACGCCGCGATGCGGCGGAGCTGGACGCCTGGATCCTCGTACTGGACACCCGGGGAATCAACGTCTGGTGCGCCGCCGGGGAGGGGACCTTCGGAACCGCGGAGGTGGTCCGCAGGGTGACGGAGGCGCGGCTCGCCGAAGTGGTGAGCCATCGCCGGCTCATCCTTCCACAGCTCGGCGCGCCCGGCGTCGCCGCCCACGAGGTCCGGAGGGGGTGCGGCTTCTCGGTCGTGTACGGTCCGGTGCGCGCCCGGGAGATCCGCCCGTTTCTCGAGGCCGGCATGAAGGCGTCTCCGGCGATGCGAAGGGTCGCCTTCCCCACGATGGACCGGCTCATCCTGACGCCGGTCGAGATCACGGGGATGCTCCGTCCCGCGGGTTGGGCGGCGGTCGTACTGTTCCTGCTCGCGGGCGTCGGACCGGAGATCTTCTCTCTCGGGGCCGCGTGGGAGCGGGGATTCGCGGCCGTGGCGGCGCTGGCGGCCGGGATCCTGGCCGGCGCCGTGGTGACCCCGGCGCTTCTCCCCTGGCTCCCCGGGCGGGCCTTTTCGGTCAAGGGGGGCCTGGCGGGAGGCGTCCTCGCGGCGTGCGCGGCGATGTGGCAACGCGGAAGCCTGGACGCGCCCGCGGCGCTGGCGCTGATGCTCGCAATGACGGCGGTCTCGTCGTTCGTCGCGATGAATTTCACCGGGGCGACGCCGTTCACGTCCCCGTCGGGCGTGGAGAAGGAGATGCGCCGGGCCCTGCCCGTCCAGGCGGGCCTGACGGTGCTGGCCGGCCTCCTCTGGGTCGGGGGTCCGTTTCTCCGTTGA
- the hgcB gene encoding mercury methylation ferredoxin HgcB — MDGFRYMDGVATVRLEDAACIGCGMCEEVCPHGIFAVAEGKARILDRDACMECGACAMNCPTKAISVTPGVGCAAAILNGWLSGSKPSCGCGG, encoded by the coding sequence ATGGACGGGTTCCGGTATATGGACGGTGTCGCCACCGTGCGACTCGAAGATGCCGCCTGCATCGGGTGCGGGATGTGCGAGGAGGTGTGTCCTCACGGCATCTTCGCCGTGGCGGAGGGGAAGGCCCGGATCCTCGACCGCGACGCCTGCATGGAGTGCGGAGCGTGCGCGATGAATTGCCCGACGAAGGCGATCTCGGTGACCCCGGGCGTGGGGTGCGCCGCCGCGATCCTGAACGGGTGGCTTTCCGGCTCGAAGCCTTCCTGCGGTTGCGGCGGGTAA
- the msrA gene encoding peptide-methionine (S)-S-oxide reductase MsrA — protein sequence MKTFLFGLLAIPLALIVAGTVTAAGAVEKATFAGGCFWCMEHPFDSLPGVLSVTAGYTGGQKKNPTYKEVSAGGTGHAEAVQIVYDPSKITYEKLLGVYWVNIDPTVKDRQFCDTGNQYRAEIFYHTEEQRRAASLSKEAVEKTKTFKEPVVTGIVAAGEFYPAEEYHQHYYKKNPIRYNYYRTGCGRDRRLKDLWGSAAGGEK from the coding sequence ATGAAAACGTTTCTCTTCGGATTGCTTGCGATTCCCTTGGCGCTCATCGTGGCCGGCACGGTCACGGCCGCCGGCGCCGTCGAAAAGGCGACCTTTGCCGGCGGCTGCTTCTGGTGCATGGAGCACCCGTTCGATTCGCTTCCCGGCGTACTGTCGGTTACGGCCGGCTACACGGGCGGACAGAAGAAGAACCCCACCTATAAAGAGGTTTCCGCCGGCGGGACCGGCCACGCGGAGGCGGTGCAGATCGTGTACGACCCTTCCAAGATAACCTACGAGAAGCTTCTCGGCGTCTACTGGGTCAACATCGACCCGACCGTGAAGGACCGCCAGTTCTGCGATACCGGCAACCAGTACCGGGCGGAGATCTTCTACCACACGGAGGAGCAGCGCCGGGCGGCGTCGCTGTCGAAGGAGGCGGTGGAAAAAACCAAGACCTTCAAGGAGCCGGTGGTCACCGGGATCGTCGCCGCCGGTGAATTTTATCCGGCGGAGGAGTATCACCAGCACTATTACAAGAAGAACCCGATCCGGTACAACTATTACAGGACCGGATGCGGCCGGGACCGGCGGCTCAAGGACCTTTGGGGGAGCGCGGCCGGGGGAGAGAAGTAG
- the msrB gene encoding peptide-methionine (R)-S-oxide reductase MsrB — MAPAQIKVYSVEKGTYVMTQTVVKTKEEWKKSLTPEQYHILREKGTERAFSGKYDKHHEHGVYRCAACGLDLYRSEEKYDSGTGWPSFTAPIAPENVSTKPDNSFFSQRTEVLCPRCGGHLGHVFDDGPKPTGKRYCMNSAALQFVATAK; from the coding sequence ATGGCGCCCGCGCAGATCAAGGTGTATTCCGTCGAAAAGGGGACCTACGTCATGACACAGACCGTCGTGAAAACGAAGGAAGAGTGGAAAAAATCGCTGACGCCCGAGCAGTACCACATCCTGCGGGAGAAGGGGACGGAGCGGGCCTTCAGCGGGAAGTACGACAAGCACCATGAGCATGGCGTCTACCGCTGCGCCGCCTGCGGGCTCGATCTGTACCGGTCGGAAGAGAAGTACGACTCCGGGACCGGCTGGCCGAGCTTCACGGCGCCGATCGCACCGGAGAACGTGAGCACCAAGCCCGACAACAGCTTCTTTTCGCAGCGCACCGAGGTGCTCTGCCCCCGGTGCGGGGGACACCTCGGCCACGTGTTCGACGACGGGCCGAAGCCGACCGGGAAACGCTACTGCATGAACTCGGCGGCCCTGCAGTTCGTCGCCACCGCGAAATAA
- a CDS encoding zf-HC2 domain-containing protein, producing MLSCKDVTQLISESMDHSLPFGKRVGVRLHLLICRFCARYERQLLLIRETMRRLVATEEKPGEPHGETLSVEARERIRNALANP from the coding sequence ATGCTCTCCTGCAAGGATGTGACACAGCTCATCTCCGAATCGATGGACCACTCCCTCCCCTTCGGCAAGCGGGTCGGCGTGCGACTCCACCTCCTCATCTGCAGGTTCTGCGCGAGGTACGAGCGGCAACTCCTCCTGATCCGCGAAACGATGAGGCGTCTCGTGGCGACGGAGGAGAAACCCGGGGAACCGCACGGAGAAACCTTGTCGGTCGAGGCGAGGGAGCGGATCCGGAACGCCCTCGCAAACCCGTAA
- a CDS encoding sigma-70 family RNA polymerase sigma factor: MAKSANSDPSEWVDRYGDYLFRYAMLRLRDRSAAEDLVQETFLSALSARGSFSGISSESTWLVGILKHKISDHFRRQAREAPLVDNDLREHPDPSSFDGSGHWTSGPTDWGGNPADLYREKKFLDQFAECLSGLSPNLANAFTLREIEGADTGEICKVLNVTETNLWVILHRARMQLRRCLETRWFDRKKGKEP, from the coding sequence GTGGCGAAATCGGCGAATTCCGATCCGTCGGAATGGGTGGACCGATACGGGGACTACCTGTTCCGGTACGCGATGCTCCGCTTGCGGGACCGCTCCGCGGCGGAGGACCTCGTCCAGGAGACCTTTCTCTCTGCGCTTTCGGCCCGCGGCTCCTTTTCCGGGATCTCCTCCGAGTCCACCTGGCTGGTCGGCATCCTCAAGCACAAGATCTCGGACCACTTCCGTCGCCAGGCCCGGGAGGCCCCCCTGGTGGACAACGACCTTCGGGAACATCCCGATCCCTCCTCCTTCGACGGGTCGGGACACTGGACATCCGGCCCGACCGACTGGGGCGGCAACCCTGCGGACCTCTACCGGGAAAAGAAGTTCCTCGATCAGTTCGCGGAATGCCTCTCCGGGCTCTCTCCGAACCTTGCGAACGCCTTCACCCTCCGGGAGATCGAGGGGGCGGACACCGGGGAGATCTGTAAGGTTTTGAACGTAACCGAGACCAATCTCTGGGTGATCCTGCACCGCGCGCGGATGCAGCTGCGGCGGTGCCTGGAAACCCGGTGGTTCGACAGGAAGAAGGGGAAGGAACCCTGA
- the gnd gene encoding decarboxylating 6-phosphogluconate dehydrogenase: MDIAMIGLGKMGANMTTRLLGKGHRVVACDVKEAAVRAAEAGGATGARTLDEAVGKLSAPRAVWVMVPSGKPTDDTIAGLAERLSPGDIVVDGGNSNYKDTMRRAAALREKGLHFVDVGTSGGVWGLSEGYSMMVGGEEAVVERLRPILEALAPARDKGWGRVGPSGAGHFVKMVHNGIEYGLMQAYAEGFELMHRKEEFGLDLGRIAEIWRHGSVVRSWLLDLTADALAKNPGLDGIAAYVPDSGEGRWTAIEAIETGVSLPVITMALQNRFRSREEAPFGDKLLAAMRNQFGGHAVKGAE, encoded by the coding sequence ATGGATATCGCGATGATCGGGTTGGGAAAGATGGGCGCGAACATGACGACGCGTCTGCTGGGGAAAGGCCACCGCGTGGTGGCCTGCGACGTGAAGGAGGCGGCGGTCCGCGCCGCCGAAGCGGGGGGAGCGACCGGAGCCCGCACCCTGGACGAAGCGGTGGGGAAACTGTCCGCCCCGCGCGCCGTCTGGGTGATGGTTCCCTCGGGGAAACCGACCGACGACACCATCGCCGGACTGGCGGAACGCCTGTCTCCGGGGGACATCGTCGTCGACGGGGGGAACAGCAACTACAAGGACACGATGCGGCGGGCCGCCGCGCTCAGGGAGAAAGGGCTCCATTTCGTCGATGTCGGGACCAGCGGCGGCGTGTGGGGGCTGTCCGAGGGGTACAGCATGATGGTCGGGGGGGAGGAAGCCGTCGTGGAAAGGTTGCGGCCGATCCTCGAAGCGCTGGCCCCCGCGCGCGACAAGGGGTGGGGCCGCGTCGGTCCCAGCGGGGCCGGGCACTTCGTCAAGATGGTCCACAACGGGATCGAATACGGCCTGATGCAGGCGTACGCGGAAGGGTTCGAGCTGATGCATCGAAAAGAGGAGTTCGGCCTGGACCTCGGCAGGATCGCCGAGATCTGGCGGCACGGCAGCGTGGTCCGCTCCTGGCTGCTGGACCTGACGGCCGACGCACTGGCGAAGAATCCCGGCCTGGACGGGATCGCGGCGTACGTGCCCGATTCCGGCGAGGGCCGCTGGACGGCGATCGAGGCGATCGAGACGGGGGTCTCCCTCCCCGTGATCACGATGGCCCTGCAGAACCGCTTCCGGTCCCGCGAGGAAGCGCCGTTCGGGGACAAGCTCCTGGCCGCGATGCGCAACCAGTTCGGCGGGCACGCGGTGAAGGGCGCGGAATAA
- a CDS encoding beta-lactamase family protein — protein sequence MERASRFWTILLLTVCIADCSGAPTRAESVGRGDYAKVAEYVSKRIRYEMKKGDVTGLSIALVDDQRVVWAAGFGYADKAGNVHASPDTIYRAGSISKLFTATAAMQLAERGRFDIDRPLGVYLPGFSIRTRFADAAPITPRSIMTHHSGLPSDSLKGMWTRDPEPFTRMADRLKDEYAANPPGAVFSYSNLGVTLLGDAIGKVAGRDFASHVGDELLLPLGMTRSSFSTSVDRTPLAAKGYRKGKEAEEPPLRDVPAGGLNTSVVDLSRFIRMVFAGGKAGDRQLIRPDTLAEMLRPQNTDVPLDLDFRVGLGWMLGGLGDIDIRDSGPVAHHAGATLLFHGQMIVLPERTLGVVVLANSATAGSVVRKVAAEALKLALEAKTGHQPPEREKSEEGEGSLSSEALQRYEGWYATLAGAVHVRKASGGLLADVMNRTLRLIPRADGSLGLQYRLLGLFPIRIEALDGIGISRTDVAGREVLAARKHGRAFPIGERIRPVPLSAEWLGRAGEYEIVNPGEDAVLPEKIRLREDGGFLFVDFAVPLFFPGTASFAIAPVSKSEAVLCGIGRGMGETVRVLTVNGEEMFAYSGYLLKKKAE from the coding sequence ATGGAGCGCGCTTCGCGGTTCTGGACGATTCTGCTGCTGACGGTCTGCATCGCAGACTGCTCGGGCGCGCCGACGCGCGCGGAATCGGTCGGAAGGGGCGATTACGCGAAGGTCGCGGAGTACGTCTCGAAGCGGATCCGCTACGAGATGAAGAAAGGGGATGTGACAGGCTTGAGCATCGCGCTGGTCGACGACCAGCGGGTGGTGTGGGCGGCAGGATTCGGTTACGCCGATAAGGCAGGGAACGTCCACGCATCGCCGGACACGATCTATCGGGCAGGCTCCATATCGAAGCTTTTCACTGCGACCGCCGCCATGCAGCTCGCCGAGAGAGGCAGGTTCGACATCGACCGGCCTCTGGGGGTCTATCTCCCCGGGTTCTCGATCCGCACCCGTTTCGCCGATGCCGCCCCAATAACCCCCCGCTCCATCATGACCCACCACTCGGGCCTTCCTTCCGATTCCCTGAAGGGGATGTGGACACGGGATCCCGAACCGTTCACCCGGATGGCGGACCGCCTCAAGGACGAGTATGCGGCGAATCCGCCCGGCGCCGTATTTTCCTACTCCAACCTGGGGGTGACCCTTCTCGGGGACGCGATCGGGAAGGTGGCCGGCCGCGACTTCGCATCCCACGTCGGGGACGAACTCCTTCTCCCGCTGGGGATGACCCGTTCCTCCTTTTCCACGTCGGTCGACCGGACGCCCCTTGCGGCGAAAGGGTACCGGAAAGGGAAGGAGGCGGAAGAACCGCCATTGCGCGACGTTCCCGCCGGAGGGCTGAACACGAGCGTGGTCGACCTTAGCCGTTTCATCCGGATGGTGTTCGCGGGAGGGAAGGCCGGCGACCGTCAATTAATAAGGCCGGATACGCTCGCCGAGATGCTCCGACCGCAGAATACGGATGTTCCCCTCGACCTGGATTTCCGCGTGGGGCTTGGCTGGATGCTGGGGGGGCTGGGGGACATCGACATCCGCGACAGCGGCCCGGTGGCGCACCACGCCGGCGCCACCCTTCTATTTCACGGTCAGATGATCGTCCTGCCGGAACGGACGCTGGGGGTTGTGGTCCTTGCGAACTCCGCCACGGCGGGATCGGTCGTGAGGAAAGTGGCAGCGGAAGCGCTGAAGCTCGCTCTCGAGGCGAAAACCGGCCATCAGCCGCCGGAACGGGAAAAGTCCGAAGAGGGTGAGGGCTCCCTTTCGAGTGAGGCGCTGCAACGGTACGAGGGGTGGTACGCCACGCTGGCCGGGGCGGTGCACGTCCGCAAGGCGTCCGGGGGCCTGCTTGCCGACGTCATGAACCGGACGCTTCGGTTGATCCCCCGCGCCGACGGGTCGCTCGGCCTGCAATACCGGCTCCTGGGACTTTTCCCCATCCGTATCGAGGCGCTCGACGGAATTGGCATCTCCCGGACGGACGTAGCGGGGAGGGAGGTCCTCGCGGCCCGCAAGCACGGCCGGGCGTTCCCGATCGGAGAGCGGATCCGGCCGGTGCCTCTCTCGGCGGAGTGGCTCGGGCGTGCGGGGGAGTACGAGATCGTCAATCCGGGAGAGGATGCCGTCTTACCGGAAAAGATACGACTCCGCGAAGACGGCGGTTTCCTGTTCGTCGATTTCGCCGTTCCGCTGTTCTTCCCCGGCACGGCGAGCTTCGCGATCGCTCCCGTTTCAAAATCGGAGGCGGTACTCTGCGGGATTGGGCGAGGCATGGGCGAAACGGTACGGGTCCTCACCGTGAACGGCGAGGAGATGTTTGCCTACTCCGGATATCTGCTGAAGAAAAAAGCGGAATAG
- a CDS encoding TVP38/TMEM64 family protein, whose product MGGAPVPFRMEGSPPNKGVDSARQEPSKTGKRPLVKGLLLVAFLLAAVAVVRFTPLQSYLTPAGLGRFLEMAGIWGPVIFALVYAAGVCLFVPGTLLTTLGAAIFGPYHGFLYVWIGAMLGASAAFWIGRTLGRDLAASLVGDRLKKYDEAIERNGFATVLYLRLVYFPFTPMNFGMGLTRVRFRDYFFGTAIGIIVGVFIFTFFVGTVRDVWASGDWRGLLSLKVFFSVALFVFSFFIPKIIKKIKGE is encoded by the coding sequence GTGGGGGGAGCACCCGTACCGTTCCGCATGGAAGGTTCCCCGCCGAACAAGGGGGTGGATTCCGCGCGGCAGGAACCCTCCAAGACGGGCAAGCGGCCCCTTGTAAAGGGCCTCCTCCTCGTGGCCTTTCTCCTTGCGGCCGTCGCCGTGGTGCGGTTTACTCCCCTTCAAAGTTACCTTACCCCGGCCGGGCTGGGGCGTTTCCTGGAGATGGCCGGCATCTGGGGTCCGGTGATCTTCGCCCTGGTGTACGCCGCCGGGGTCTGCCTGTTCGTTCCGGGCACCTTGCTGACGACGCTGGGCGCCGCCATCTTCGGCCCGTATCACGGTTTCCTCTACGTCTGGATCGGCGCCATGCTGGGCGCCAGCGCCGCCTTCTGGATCGGGCGCACGCTCGGGCGGGATCTTGCCGCCTCCCTCGTCGGCGACCGGCTGAAGAAGTACGACGAGGCGATCGAACGGAACGGATTCGCGACGGTTCTCTACCTGCGACTGGTCTATTTCCCCTTCACCCCCATGAATTTCGGCATGGGCCTGACCCGGGTCCGTTTCCGGGATTACTTCTTCGGAACCGCCATCGGCATCATCGTCGGGGTCTTCATCTTCACCTTTTTCGTGGGCACCGTCCGGGACGTCTGGGCGAGCGGCGACTGGAGGGGCCTGCTTTCCCTCAAAGTGTTCTTCTCCGTGGCTCTCTTCGTCTTCTCCTTCTTCATCCCCAAGATCATCAAGAAGATAAAAGGGGAATAA